The proteins below come from a single Felis catus isolate Fca126 chromosome A1, F.catus_Fca126_mat1.0, whole genome shotgun sequence genomic window:
- the LOC123386138 gene encoding protocadherin alpha-6-like — translation MTRQDLLMEIKQVFDMVITLEGPLGSRCLLLSLLLLVAWEEGSCQVQYSVPEEAKHGTFVGRIAQDLGLELAELVPRLFRVESKGRGDLLEVNLQNGILFVNSRIDREELCGRNAECSIHLEVIVDRPLQVFHVEVVVKDINDNPPVFRLKEQRVLIYESRLPDSLFPLEGASDADVGSNSLLTYRLSSSEYFSLDVKTNSDDNTQIGLVLKKSLDREEAPEHNLFLTATDGGKPELTGTVQLLVTVLDVNDNAPDFEQTEYEVRIFENSGNGTIVIRLNASDRDEGVNGEISYSFNSLVPTMVSDQFKIDPNTGEIVLRGNLDFEKVNLYKIRIDATDKGHPPMAGHCTVLLKVLDENDNVPQIALTSLSLPVREDAQLGTVIALISVSDLDSGANGQVTCFLTPHVPFKLVSTFKNYYSLVLDSALDRESVANYELLVTARDGGSPSLSATASVSVEVADVNDNAPTFAQAEYTVFVKENNPPGCHIFTVSARDADAQENALVSYSLVERRVGERALSSYVSVHAESGKVYALQPLDHEELELLQFQVSARDAGVPPLGSNVTLQVFVLDENDNAPALLPLPGAGGAGGAVSELVWRSVGAGHVVAKVRAVDADSGYNAWLSYELQPAAGGARSLFRVALYTGEISTTRSLDEADSPRQRLLVLVRDHGEPALTATATVLLSLVESGQAPKASSRVLAGAAGAETALVDVNVYLIIAICAVSSLLVLTLLLYVALRCSAPPSEGACGPGKPTLVCSSAVGSWSYSQQRRQRVCSGEGPPKTDLMAFSPGHPPCPLVGDTSQHQDLNDDHGAKVSLNFHN, via the coding sequence ATGACGAGGCAAGATCTTCTGatggaaataaaacaagtatTTGACATGGTTATTACCCTGGAAGGCCCACTGGGATCTCGGTGTCTGCTGCTCTCGCTTCTGCTGCTCGTAGCCTGGGAGGAGGGCAGCTGCCAGGTTCAGTACTCGGTCCCGGAGGAGGCTAAACATGGCACCTTCGTGGGCCGCATCGCCCAGGACCTGGGGCTGGAGCTGGCGGAGCTGGTGCCGCGCCTTTTCCGAGTGGAGTCCAAAGGCCGCGGGGATCTTCTCGAGGTAAATCTGCAGAATGGCATTTTGTTTGTGAATTCTCGGATCGACCGGGAGGAGCTGTGTGGGCGAAACGCGGAGTGCAGCATCCACCTGGAGGTGATCGTGGACAGGCCGCTGCAGGTTTTCCATGTGGAAGTGGTGGTGAAGGACATTAATGACAACCCGCCTGTGTTTCGTTTAAAGGAACAAAGAGTGCTGATTTACGAATCAAGGCTGCCAGATTCTCTGTTTCCACTAGAGGGCGCGTCAGATGCGGATGTTGGCTCAAATTCTCTTttaacctatagactcagttccAGCGAATACTTCTCCCTAGATGTGAAAACCAACAGTGATGACAATACACAAATTGGGCTCGTATTAAAGAAATCCTTGGACAGAGAGGAAGCTCCCGAACATAACTTATTTCTGACAGCCACTGACGGAGGCAAACCTGAACTCACAGGCACTGTTCAGCTGCTGGTCACTGTGCTGGACGTGAATGACAATGCTCCCGATTTCGAACAGACTGAATATGAAGTAAGAATATTCGAAAACTCGGGTAATGGAACAATAGTAATCAGACTTAATGCTTCTGATCGGGATGAAGGAGTGAATGGGGAGATTTCATACTCTTTTAATAGTCTCGTTCCAACCATGGTTAGCGACCAGTTTAAAATAGATCCAAATACTGGAGAAATAGTACTTAGAGGGAATTTAgattttgaaaaagtgaatttATACAAAATTCGTATTGACGCGACGGACAAAGGCCACCCACCCATGGCTGGCCATTGCACCGTTTTATTGAAGGTTTTGGATGAAAATGATAATGTCCCTCAGATTGCATTGACTTCTTTATCCTTACCTGTCCGAGAGGACGCTCAGTTAGGTACTGTGATTGCCCTCATTAGCGTGTCAGATCTCGACTCCGGTGCCAACGGCCAGGTGACCTGCTTTCTGACGCCCCATGTCCCCTTCAAGCTGGTGTCCACCTTCAAGAATTACTATTCGCTGGTGCTGGACAGCGCCCTGGACCGCGAGAGCGTGGCGAACTATGAGCTGCTGGTGACCGCACGGGACGGGGGCTCGCCTTCGCTGTCGGCCACGGCCAGCGTGTCCGTGGAAGTGGCCGACGTGAACGACAACGCGCCGACATTCGCGCAGGCCGAGTACACGGTGTTCGTGAAGGAGAACAACCCTCCCGGCTGCCACATCTTCACGGTGTCCGCGCGGGACGCGGACGCGCAGGAGAACGCGCTGGTGTCCTACTCGCTGGTGGAGCGGCGGGTGGGCGAGCGTGCGCTGTCGAGCTACGTGTCGGTGCACGCGGAGAGCGGCAAGGTGTACGCGCTGCAGCCGCTGGACCACGAGGAGCTGGAGCTGCTGCAGTTCCAAGTGAGCGCGCGCGACGCGGGCGTGCCCCCGCTGGGCAGCAACGTGACGCTGCAGGTGTTCGTGCTGGACGAGAACGACAACGCGCCCGCGCTGCTGCCGCTGCCtggggcgggcggcgcgggcggcgccgTGAGCGAGCTGGTGTGGCGGTCGGTGGGCGCGGGCCACGTGGTGGCGAAGGTGCGCGCGGTGGACGCGGACTCGGGCTACAACGCGTGGCTGTCGTACGAGCTGCAGCCGGCGGCGGGTGGCGCGCGCAGCCTGTTCCGCGTGGCGCTGTACACGGGCGAGATCAGCACGACGCGCAGCCTGGACGAGGCGGACTCGCCGCGCCAGCGCCTGCTGGTGCTGGTGAGGGACCACGGCGAGCCGGCGCTGACGGCCACGGCCACCGTGCTGCTGTCGCTGGTGGAGAGCGGCCAGGCGCCCAAGGCCTCGTCGCGGGTGTTGGCGGGCGCCGCTGGCGCGGAGACGGCGCTGGTGGATGTCAACGTGTACCTGATCATCGCCATCTGCGCGGTGTCCAGCCTGCTGGTGCTCACGCTGCTGCTGTACGTGGCGCTGCGGTGCTCGGCGCCGCCCAGCGAGGGCGCGTGCGGGCCGGGGAAGCCCACGCTGGTGTGTTCCAGCGCGGTGGGGAGCTGGTCGTACTCGCAGCAGAGGCGGCAGAGGGTGTGCTCTGGGGAGGGTCCGCCCAAGACCGACCTCATGGCTTTTAGCCCTGGCCATCCACCCTGTCCATTAGTGGGTGATACGAGCCAACATCAGGATTTAAATGATGATCATGGTGCCAAGGTAAGTCTGAATTTTcataattaa
- the LOC123379048 gene encoding protocadherin alpha-7-like, whose protein sequence is MVYSNRGDRGHQHLLLFFIILTAWESGSGQVHYSVPEEAKHGTFVGRIAQDLGLELAELVPRLFRVESKGRGDLLEVNLQNGILFVNARIDREELCGRSAECSIHLEVIVDRPLQVFHVEVEVKDINDNPPVFPETKKNLFIAESRMLDSRFPLEDASDADIEENALLTYRLSPNEFFSLDVPTNGEQEKPLGLVLRKSLDREESPELHLLLTATDRGKPELTGTVQLLIKVLDANDNAPVFDRTLYAVKLPENVPNGTLVIKLNASDLDDGMNGDIIYSFSSDVSPDIKSKFYMDAINGEIIAIGHIDFEECKTYKIRVEAIDKGYLPLAGHCTVLVQVLDANDNAPELTVTSLSLPISENAQRGTVITLISVSDRDSGANGQVTCTLSPHVPFKLVSTFKNYYSLVLDSALDRESVANYALVVTARDGGSPSLSATASVSVEVADVNDNAPTFAQAEYTVFVKENNPPGCHIFTVSARDADAQENALVSYSLVERRVGERALSSYVSVHAESGKVYALQPLDHEELELLQFQVSARDAGVPPLGSNVTLQVFVLDENDNAPALLPLPGAGGAGGAVSELVWRSVGAGHVVAKVRAVDADSGYNAWLSYELQPAAGGARSPFRVALYTGEISTTRSLDEADSPRQRLLVLVRDHGEPALTATATVLLSLVESGQAPKASSRVLAGAAGAETALVDVNVYLIIAICAVSSLLVLTLLLYVALRCSAPPSEGACGPGKPTLVCSSAVGSWSYSQQRRQRVCSGEGPPKTDLMAFSPSLPPGPIGGNREEQLDVDVDLSAKVSTDF, encoded by the coding sequence ATGGTGTACTCGAATCGAGGCGACCGGGGGCACCAGCATCTACTGCTGTTTTTTATAATCCTCACAGCCTGGGAAAGCGGGAGCGGCCAGGTCCACTACTCAGTCCCGGAGGAGGCCAAACACGGCACCTTCGTGGGCCGCATCGCGCAGGACTTGGGGCTGGAGCTGGCGGAGCTGGTGCCGCGCCTTTTCCGAGTGGAGTCCAAAGGCCGCGGGGATCTTCTCGAGGTAAATCTGCAGAATGGTATTTTGTTTGTGAATGCTCGGATCGACCGGGAGGAGCTGTGTGGGCGGAGCGCGGAATGCAGCATCCACCTGGAGGTGATCGTGGACAGGCCTCTGCAGGTTTTCCATGTGGAAGTGGAGGTGAAGGACATTAACGACAACCCGCCCGTATTCCCGGAGACAAAAAAGAATCTGTTTATAGCCGAATCCAGGATGCTTGACTCTAGGTTTCCACTAGAGGACGCTTCCGATGCAGATATCGAGGAGAACGCTCTGTTGACTTACAGACTGAGCCCCAACGAGTTTTTCTCTCTGGACGTACCAACCAATGGCGAACAGGAAAAACCTCTTGGTCTTGTATTACGGAAATCTTTAGACAGGGAAGAATCTCCGGAACTTCATTTATTGCTCACAGCCACTGATAGAGGCAAACCTGAGCTGACTGGCACTGTTCAGTTACTCATCAAAGTTCTGGATGCCAATGACAACGCACCAGTTTTCGACAGAACACTCTATGCGGTGAAATTACCAGAAAATGTTCCCAATGGAACATTAGTAATTAAACTTAATGCCTCAGATTTGGATGACGGCATGAATGGGGATATTATTTACTCATTCTCTAGTGACGTTTCCCCAGatataaaatctaaattctaCATGGATGCCATAAATGGAGAAATTATAGCAATAGGACATATCGATTTTGAAGAATGTAAAACCTACAAAATTCGAGTAGAAGCGATCGATAAAGGCTATCTACCACTAGCTGGTCACTGTACAGTTCTTGTGCAAGTTTTGGACGCTAATGATAATGCTCCAGAGTTGACTGTtacttccctgtctctccctatctcagaGAATGCTCAGCGGGGCACAGTCATCACCTTGATCAGTGTGTCTGACCGAGATTCTGGAGCTAATGGCCAGGTGACCTGCACACTGTCGCCCCATGTCCCCTTCAAGCTGGTGTCCACCTTCAAGAATTACTATTCGCTGGTGCTGGACAGCGCCCTGGACCGCGAGAGCGTGGCGAACTATGCTCTAGTAGTGACAGCACGGGACGGGGGCTCGCCTTCGCTGTCGGCCACGGCCAGCGTGTCCGTGGAAGTGGCCGACGTGAACGACAACGCGCCGACATTCGCGCAGGCCGAGTACACGGTGTTCGTGAAGGAGAACAACCCTCCCGGCTGCCACATCTTCACGGTGTCCGCGCGGGACGCGGACGCGCAGGAGAACGCGCTGGTGTCCTACTCGCTGGTGGAGCGGCGGGTGGGCGAGCGTGCGCTGTCGAGCTACGTGTCGGTGCACGCGGAGAGCGGCAAGGTGTACGCGCTGCAGCCGCTGGACCACGAGGAGCTGGAGCTGCTGCAGTTCCAAGTGAGCGCGCGCGACGCGGGCGTGCCCCCGCTGGGCAGCAACGTGACGCTGCAGGTGTTCGTGCTGGACGAGAACGACAACGCGCCCGCGCTGCTGCCGCTGCCtggggcgggcggcgcgggcggcgccgTGAGCGAGCTGGTGTGGCGGTCGGTGGGCGCGGGCCACGTGGTGGCGAAGGTGCGCGCGGTGGACGCGGACTCGGGCTACAACGCGTGGCTGTCGTACGAGCTGCAGCCGGCGGCGGGTGGCGCGCGCAGCCCGTTCCGCGTGGCGCTGTACACGGGCGAGATCAGCACGACGCGCAGCCTGGACGAGGCGGACTCGCCGCGCCAGCGCCTGCTGGTGCTGGTGAGGGACCACGGCGAGCCGGCGCTGACGGCCACGGCCACCGTGCTGCTGTCGCTGGTGGAGAGCGGCCAGGCGCCCAAGGCCTCGTCGCGGGTGTTGGCGGGCGCCGCTGGCGCGGAGACGGCGCTGGTGGATGTCAACGTGTACCTGATCATCGCCATCTGCGCGGTGTCCAGCCTGCTGGTGCTCACGCTGCTGCTGTACGTGGCGCTGCGGTGCTCGGCGCCGCCCAGCGAGGGCGCGTGCGGGCCGGGGAAGCCCACGCTGGTGTGTTCCAGCGCGGTGGGGAGCTGGTCTTACTCGCAGCAGAGGCGGCAGAGGGTGTGCTCTGGGGAGGGTCCGCCCAAGACCGACCTCATGGCCTTCAGCCCCAGCCTTCCACCCGGTCCCATTGGCGGGAATAGAGAAGAACAGCTGGATGTGGATGTTGATCTTTCTGCCAAAGTgagtacagatttttaa
- the LOC123379060 gene encoding protocadherin alpha-4-like — MEFSWASGQESKRLLLSLLFLAAWRAGSGQVHYSVPEEAKHGTFVGRIAQDLGLELAELVPRLFRVASKGQGDLLEVNLQNGILFVNSRIDREELCGRNLECSIHLEVIVDRPLQVFHVEVEVKDINDNPPVFPGTQKNLFMAESRPIDTRFPLEGASDADIRANAMLTYTLSPNEYFSLEKPSDDERVKRLGLLLRKSLDREEAPEIFLVLTATDGGKPELTGTVQLHIKVLDANDNAPAFDRTLYEVKVQENVSNGTLVMKLNASDLDEGSNADIIYSFSTDILPNVESKFHIDPITGEIMVKGYIDFEERKFYEILVEGIDKGQPPLSGHCTVMVEVEDTNDNVPVMEFKSLSLPIREDAPLGTVIALISVHDLDSGANGQVTCTLSPHVPFKLVSTFKNYYSLVLDSALDRESVASYELLVTARDGGSPSLSATASVSVEVADVNDNAPTFAQAEYTVFVKENNPPGCHIFTVSARDADAQENALVSYSLVERRVGERALSSYVSVHAESGKVYALQPLDHEELELLQFQVSARDAGVPPLGSNVTLQVFVLDENDNAPALLPLPGAGGAGGAVSELVWRSVGAGHVVAKVRAVDADSGYNAWLSYELQPAAGGARSPFRVALYTGEISTTRSLDEADSPRQRLLVLVRDHGEPALTATATVLLSLVESGQAPKASSRVLAGAAGAETALVDVNVYLIIAICAVSSLLVLTLLLYVALRCSAPPSEGACGPGKPTLVCSSAVGSWSYSQQRRQRVCSGEGPPKTDLMAFSPSIPDSRDREDLQPATGDSLSKAFPGIVTQASDQMLLLSGPLRLRLLSVQDRGQD, encoded by the exons ATGGAGTTTTCCTGGGCAAGCGGCCAGGAATCCAAGCGTCTGCTGCTCTCACTTCTATTCCTCGCAGCCTGGAGGGCGGGGAGTGGCCAGGTCCACTACTCGGTCCCGGAGGAGGCCAAACACGGCACCTTCGTGGGGCGGATCGCTCAGGACTTGGGGCTGGAGCTGGCGGAGCTGGTGCCACGCCTGTTCCGGGTGGCGTCCAAAGGCCAGGGGGACCTTCTGGAGGTAAATCTGCAGAATGGCATTTTGTTTGTGAATTCTCGCATCGACCGCGAGGAGCTTTGCGGGCGGAACCTGGAGTGCAGCATCCATCTGGAGGTGATCGTGGACAGGCCGCTGCAGGTTTTCCATGTGGAGGTGGAGGTGAAGGACATTAATGACAATCCTCCTGTGTTCCCCGGGACACAAAAGAATCTATTTATGGCGGAATCCAGGCCTATTGACACTCGGTTTCCACTAGAGGGCGCATCGGATGCAGATATCCGGGCCAACGCTATGCTGACCTACACACTGAGCCCCAATGAATATTTCTCGCTGGAAAAGCCGTCCGATGACGAGCGGGTAAAACGTCTTGGACTACTACTAAGGAAATCTTTAGACAGGGAAGAAGCTCCAGAAATTTTTTTAGTGCTCACAGCCACTGATGGCGGCAAACCTGAGCTGACTGGAACCGTTCAGTTACACATCAAAGTGCTGGACGCCAATGACAACGCCCCAGCTTTTGACAGAACACTCTATGAGGTGAAAGTACAAGAAAATGTTTCTAATGGAACGTTGGTAATGAAACTAAACGCCTCAGATTTAGATGAAGGCTCGAATGCagacattatttattcattctcaaCTGATATTTTACCAAATGTAGAATCCAAGTTTCACATAGATCCAATTACTGGAGAAATTATGGTAAAGGGATATATcgattttgaagaaagaaaattctatgaaATTCTTGTAGAGGGTATTGATAAAGGAcagccccctctctctggccatTGTACAGTTATGGTGGAAGTCGAGGACACCAACGATAATGTTCCAGTAATGGAATTCAAGTCCCTGTCACTCCCAATCAGAGAAGATGCTCCACTAGGCACGGTCATCGCCTTGATCAGCGTGCATGACCTCGATTCTGGTGCCAATGGGCAGGTGACCTGCACCCTGTCACCCCATGTCCCCTTCAAGCTGGTGTCCACCTTCAAGAATTACTATTCGCTGGTGCTGGACAGCGCCCTGGACCGCGAGAGCGTGGCGAGCTATGAGCTGCTGGTGACCGCACGGGACGGGGGCTCGCCTTCGCTGTCGGCCACGGCCAGCGTGTCCGTGGAAGTGGCCGACGTGAACGACAACGCGCCGACATTCGCGCAGGCCGAGTACACGGTGTTCGTGAAGGAGAACAACCCTCCCGGCTGCCACATCTTCACGGTGTCCGCGCGGGACGCGGACGCGCAGGAGAACGCGCTGGTGTCCTACTCGCTGGTGGAGCGGCGGGTGGGCGAGCGTGCGCTGTCGAGCTACGTGTCGGTGCACGCGGAGAGCGGCAAGGTGTACGCGCTGCAGCCGCTGGACCACGAGGAGCTGGAGCTGCTGCAGTTCCAAGTGAGCGCGCGCGACGCGGGCGTGCCCCCGCTGGGCAGCAACGTGACGCTGCAGGTGTTCGTGCTGGACGAGAACGACAACGCGCCCGCGCTGCTGCCGCTGCCtggggcgggcggcgcgggcggcgccgTGAGCGAGCTGGTGTGGCGGTCGGTGGGCGCGGGCCACGTGGTGGCGAAGGTGCGCGCGGTGGACGCGGACTCGGGCTACAACGCGTGGCTGTCGTACGAGCTGCAGCCGGCGGCGGGTGGCGCGCGCAGCCCGTTCCGCGTGGCGCTGTACACGGGCGAGATCAGCACGACGCGCAGCCTGGACGAGGCGGACTCGCCGCGCCAGCGCCTGCTGGTGCTGGTGAGGGACCACGGCGAGCCGGCGCTGACGGCCACGGCCACCGTGCTGCTGTCGCTGGTGGAGAGCGGCCAGGCGCCCAAGGCCTCGTCGCGGGTGTTGGCGGGCGCCGCTGGCGCGGAGACGGCGCTGGTGGATGTCAACGTGTACCTGATCATCGCCATCTGCGCGGTGTCCAGCCTGCTGGTGCTCACGCTGCTGCTGTACGTGGCGCTGCGGTGCTCGGCGCCGCCCAGCGAGGGCGCGTGCGGGCCGGGGAAGCCCACGCTGGTGTGTTCCAGCGCGGTGGGGAGCTGGTCGTACTCGCAGCAGAGGCGGCAGAGGGTGTGCTCTGGGGAGGGTCCGCCCAAGACCGACCTCATGGCCTTTAGTCCCAGTATACCTGACTCTAGGGACAGAGAGGATCTGCAGCCAGCAACTGGAGATTCCCTTTCAAAG GCCTTCCCGGGGATTGTGACTCAGGCTTCTGACCAGATGCTGCTTCTGTCTGGCCCCCTGCGCTTAAGGTTACTCTCTGTCCAGGATCG GGGTCAAGATTAA